One stretch of Enterobacter sp. RHBSTW-00994 DNA includes these proteins:
- the odhB gene encoding 2-oxoglutarate dehydrogenase complex dihydrolipoyllysine-residue succinyltransferase, translating into MSSVDILVPDLPESVADATVATWHKKPGDTVQRDEVLVEIETDKVVLEVPASADGILDAVLEDEGTTVTSRQILGRLREGNSSGKESSAKSEAKESTPAQRQQASLEEQSNDALSPAIRRLLAEHNLDAAAIKGTGVGGRLTREDIDKHLAKAPAKAEAKAPVAASAAQPALGARSEKRVPMTRLRKRVAERLLEAKNSTAMLTTFNEVNMKPIMDLRKQYGDAFEKRHGIRLGFMSFYVKAVVEALKRYPEVNASIDGDDVVYHNYFDVSMAVSTPRGLVTPVLRDVDTLGMADIEKNIKELAVKGRDGKLTVDDLTGGNFTITNGGVFGSLMSTPIINPPQSAILGMHAIKDRPMAVDGKVEILPMMYLALSYDHRLIDGRESVGFLVAIKELLEDPTRLLLDV; encoded by the coding sequence ATGAGTAGCGTAGATATTCTTGTTCCCGACCTGCCTGAGTCTGTAGCAGATGCGACTGTTGCGACCTGGCATAAAAAACCGGGCGATACCGTCCAGCGCGACGAAGTGCTGGTAGAAATCGAAACTGACAAAGTGGTACTGGAAGTACCGGCTTCGGCGGATGGCATTCTGGATGCAGTGCTGGAAGATGAAGGTACAACGGTAACCTCTCGCCAGATCCTGGGTCGCCTGCGTGAAGGCAATAGCTCTGGTAAAGAATCCAGTGCGAAGTCTGAAGCAAAAGAGTCTACTCCGGCTCAGCGCCAACAGGCATCTCTTGAAGAACAAAGTAATGATGCACTTAGCCCGGCGATCCGCCGTCTGCTGGCTGAGCACAACCTGGATGCCGCAGCCATTAAAGGCACAGGTGTCGGTGGCCGTCTGACGCGCGAAGACATTGATAAGCACCTGGCGAAAGCCCCTGCGAAAGCAGAAGCCAAAGCCCCTGTGGCAGCATCTGCAGCACAGCCTGCTCTGGGTGCTCGCAGCGAGAAACGTGTACCAATGACTCGCCTGCGTAAACGCGTGGCTGAGCGTCTGCTGGAGGCGAAAAACTCCACCGCGATGCTGACCACCTTCAACGAAGTGAACATGAAACCTATCATGGACCTGCGTAAGCAGTACGGTGACGCGTTTGAAAAACGTCATGGTATCCGTCTGGGCTTTATGTCTTTCTATGTGAAAGCGGTGGTTGAAGCGTTGAAACGCTACCCGGAAGTCAACGCGTCTATCGACGGCGATGACGTGGTTTACCACAACTATTTCGATGTAAGCATGGCGGTGTCAACGCCACGCGGCCTGGTGACTCCGGTTCTGCGTGATGTGGATACCCTGGGTATGGCTGATATCGAGAAAAATATTAAAGAACTGGCCGTAAAAGGCCGTGACGGCAAGCTGACCGTAGACGATCTGACCGGCGGTAATTTCACCATTACCAACGGCGGCGTATTCGGCTCGCTGATGTCTACCCCGATCATTAACCCGCCGCAGAGCGCGATCCTGGGTATGCATGCCATTAAAGATCGTCCAATGGCCGTAGACGGTAAAGTTGAGATCCTGCCGATGATGTATCTGGCACTCTCTTACGATCACCGCCTGATTGATGGTCGTGAGTCCGTGGGCTTCCTGGTTGCTATTAAAGAGCTGCTGGAAGATCCGACGCGTCTGCTGCTGGACGTCTAG